In Streptomyces sp. NBC_00683, the DNA window GGCAAGTTCTCCGAGAGTGCGGCCCTGCTGGACGGCCGGACCCTCACCGGCGTGGACGCGCACGGGAAGCACCTCTTCCTGGGCTTCGGCGGTCACGGCTCCGACGGGCACGGCTCCGACAGGCGGAGCTTCGACGGGCCCGGCTGGGTCCACATCCACCTCGGGCTCTTCGGCAAGCTCGGCTTCGGTACGACTCCGGCGCCGCCGCCCACCGACACGGTCCGGCTCCGCCTGGTCAACGACGCCCACTACGCCGACCTGCGCGGCCCCACCACGTGCGCCCTGATCACCGAACCCGAGAAGCGGGCGATACACGACCGGCTCGGCCCGGACCCGCTGCGCACCGGCGAGGACGGCGAGCGGGCCTGGCAGCGGATCTCCCGGAGCCGCGTCACCGTCGCCGCCCTGCTGATGGACCAGAAGGTCGTCGCGGGCGTCGGCAACGTCTACCGCGCCGAGGTCCTCTTCCGGCACGGCATCGACCCGTACCGCCTCGGCAAGGACCTCACGCGCAGGGAGTGGGACGCGATCTGGTCCGACCTCGGCGAGCTGATGCGCGAGGGCGTACGGAACAACCGGATCGACACGGTCCGCCCCGAGCACCTGCCCGAGGCGATGGGCCGCCCACCGCGCGTCGACGACCACGGCGGCGAGGTCTACGTCTACCGGCGGGCCAGGCAGGCCTGCCACATCTGCGGCACCGGGATCCGCACCGCGGACCTCGCGGCCCGCAACCTCTTCTGGTGCCCGTCCTGTCAGAAGGGCGCGTCCGGTCCGGCCGCGAGCGCATCCGGTCCGTCCCGCGATTGAGGACAACTCGATTGAGGACAAAGCGACTCCGGAGCGCCCCCGGAGTGCGCGCACCGGACCGGGTCGGACCGATTTCGAACGCATTGTCACAGGGGTCCCCCTGCACCGGAGGCTGTCGGGTGGATAGGGTCCCGGCAATGGCCCGTCGCAGAGGAGTAGACGCGTACCCGGCCCGGTGGCGAAGATCGGCCCACCGGGCGCGCATCGCGCTGCGCAAGTCAGGCGTCGACTACTTCCGCGGTGACGGCTCCGACTGGATCGCGCTCGTCGGCCTCCTGCTCATCATCCCGGCGATCACCTGCGCCACTCTGCTGAACCCCGTGTGGTTCTCACCTGCCGCGCTGGCGCTGCCCATCGTCGCCGGCGGTCTGCTGCTCCGGCCGGCCAGCCTGCTGAGCCTGTACGCGGCCGCGGCCACCGCCCTCATCGTGGAGTCGCTCAGCCTCGGCCCGTACATGAAGGAACCGGCCGGGGTCACTCCGGGCACCGTCCTGGTCGTCGCCGCCTGCGGCTTCTTCGGGCTGGTCCTCGCCCAGTTCCGGGCGAGAGTCGGAGTGCCGTGGAGGCGCGGCGGCACGATGCTCTTCGACCTCCGCGAGAGGATCCGGGTCCAGAGCGCCCTGCCCCTGCTGCCCCAGGGCTGGCACCGCGAGATGGCGCTGCGCCCGGCCGGCGGCCAGTCCTTCTCCGGCGACTTCGTCGTCGCGGCCCGTACCAACGGCGGGCGCACCCTGGAAGCCGTCCTCACGGACGTGTCCGGCAAGGGCATGGACGCGGGCTCCCGGGCCCTGCTGCTGTCCGGCGCCTTCGGCGGCCTTCTCGGCTCCCTGCCCCCGCACGGCTTCCTGCCCGCGGCCAACGGCTACCTCCTGCGCCAGGACTGGGACGAGGGTTTCGCCACGTCGATCCATCTGGTCCTGGACCTGGAGTCGGGCGACTACGAACTCCTGTCCGCCGGCCACCCGCCGGCACTGCAACTGCACGCGGGCAGCGGCCAGTGGGAGGAGAAGGCCGCGGAGGGGCCGCTGCTGGGTGTGTACGACGGGGCCCAGTTCGACGCGGTGAAGGGCTCGTTGGCGCCCGGTGATGTGCTGATGCTCTTCACCGACGGTCTGGTGGAGGCGTCCGACCGGGACATGGCCGAGGGCATCGACCGGCTGACCGGCGAGGCCGACCGCTATGTCGCCACGGGCTTCGACGGCGCGGCCTGGCACCTCATCGAGGCCTGCGCGAAGGACGTCAACGACGACCGTGCGCTGCTGCTTCTGTCCCGTCGGGCCTGAACCGTACGGAAGCACCTGAAAAGGTACAACCGTCAACGCGGCCACCCCCTTTCACCCGGACGTGGATCTCCCGACGGCGGTACGGGCACGGAGACGCTGCTCCCCGTACCCGTACGCGGCGGTCAGGCCGGCACCGCGGTCTTCTCGGTCTCCTGGTCCTTCGCCGGGCCTCCGGGCAGGAAGCGGGCCAGCCAGTCCGAGCGGCCGGCCGCCAGCGGAGCCAGGACCGCGAGCAGGAGCACATAACCGGCGATGAACGGGGAGAGCCGTTCGTCCAGTCCCGCGCCCGCCGCCATGGTCGCGAGAATCAGGGCGAACTCGCCGCGGGCCAGCAGGGTGGTCGAGATGTTCGCGGTTGCCTGGGGTCCGAAGGCGTAGATCCTGGCGGCGGCCAGTCCCGCCAGCACGTTCATCACCATGGTCACCGCGACCGCGGCGAGTACCGGCCACAGGACGCTCGGCAGGTCGCCCGGGTCGATCGAGAGGCCGAACGCGAAGAAGAAGATGGCGCCGAAGGCGTCCCGCAGCGGGTGGACGAGCTTGAGGATGCGCGGGCCCGACGCGGTGCTGCCGAGCATCAGGCCGACCATGAACGCGCCGATCGCGTCGGCCACCCCGAACCACTCGGAGACGCCCGCGACGAAGACTGCGGCGCCGAGGAAGGAGATGACGAGGAGTTCGTCGTCCTTGGTGTCGAAGAGCCGGGAGACGACCTTGGTGCCGAAGCGAGCGGCCAGCGCGAGGAGCAGCAGGAAGCCGAACGCCTTGCCCCCGTCGGCTGCCGCGGCGGAGAGGCTGTCGGCGCCGGAGAGGATGGGCTGGAGCGCGGCCAGGTACAGGGCGAGGAAGACGTCCTCGACGACGATGATGCCCAGGATCGGCTTGGTCTCGGCGTTGCCGATGCGCCCGAGGTCCACCAGGACCTTGGTGACGATCGCCGAGGACGAGATCCCGAGCACACCGGCGAGGACGAGCGCCTCGGAAGTTCCCCAGCCGAGCGCGAAGCCGAAGCCGAGCCCGGCGCCGACGTTCAGCGCGAGGTACGTGCCGCCGGCGAGCGCCATCTTGCGCCCGCCCGCCTTGAGGTCGTCGAGGTGGAACTCCAGGCCCAGGTAGAAGAGCAGCAGCACCAGGCCGAGCGCGGAGAGCATCTCCAGCTCGTGGGGGTCGTCGACGAGGACGACACCCGGTGTGTGCGGGCCGAGCAGGATCCCGGCGAGGATGAACAGGGGAATGGTCGGCAGTCCGATCCGGCCGCCGACGCGGGCGAGGACGGCGGCGGCCAGGAAGGCGCCGCCCATGGCGATGAGCGTGTCTGCGTGTCCGATGAGCCTGATCCTTCGTTAGGTCAAGAGAGCGTCAAGGAATCGTCAGTAATTAGTTTACCGAACGATTGACGCTGCAACTATGGACCCGTCGAACCGCGGCTCCCGGCGGCGTACAGTCGGCGCATGCCGACCCCGCATCTGACCCTGACCGAGGTCGAGTCGACCGCTCGCGAGGCCCATCGCACCCAGACCGACAAGGCGGGACGCCCCTACGTCGAGCACCTCGCCGCGGTGGCCGAGGGCGTACGGATCCGGGGCGGGAGCGACGAGCAGATCGCCGCCGCCTGGCTGCACGACGCCGTCGAGGACGGCGCGCTGTCCCGGCAGTGGCTGGACGAGGCCCCGCTTCCGCAGCAGGTCAAAGAAATGGTCCTCGCCGTCACCAAGCGGGACGGCGAGGACCTCTCCGCGTACACCGGGCGGATTCTCGCCACCCCCGGCGCGCTGCTGATCAAGGAGTCGGACCTGGCGCACAACGCCGATCCGGACCGCCTCGCGGTCCTGGAACCGGCGACGCGTACCCGGCTGACAGCGAA includes these proteins:
- a CDS encoding HD domain-containing protein; this encodes MPTPHLTLTEVESTAREAHRTQTDKAGRPYVEHLAAVAEGVRIRGGSDEQIAAAWLHDAVEDGALSRQWLDEAPLPQQVKEMVLAVTKRDGEDLSAYTGRILATPGALLIKESDLAHNADPDRLAVLEPATRTRLTAKYAQVRGLLGLPGAELPTDQQDPANPAGG
- a CDS encoding PP2C family protein-serine/threonine phosphatase; translation: MARRRGVDAYPARWRRSAHRARIALRKSGVDYFRGDGSDWIALVGLLLIIPAITCATLLNPVWFSPAALALPIVAGGLLLRPASLLSLYAAAATALIVESLSLGPYMKEPAGVTPGTVLVVAACGFFGLVLAQFRARVGVPWRRGGTMLFDLRERIRVQSALPLLPQGWHREMALRPAGGQSFSGDFVVAARTNGGRTLEAVLTDVSGKGMDAGSRALLLSGAFGGLLGSLPPHGFLPAANGYLLRQDWDEGFATSIHLVLDLESGDYELLSAGHPPALQLHAGSGQWEEKAAEGPLLGVYDGAQFDAVKGSLAPGDVLMLFTDGLVEASDRDMAEGIDRLTGEADRYVATGFDGAAWHLIEACAKDVNDDRALLLLSRRA
- a CDS encoding Fpg/Nei family DNA glycosylase, whose product is MPEGHTIHRLAADHRERFEGGPVRVSSPQGKFSESAALLDGRTLTGVDAHGKHLFLGFGGHGSDGHGSDRRSFDGPGWVHIHLGLFGKLGFGTTPAPPPTDTVRLRLVNDAHYADLRGPTTCALITEPEKRAIHDRLGPDPLRTGEDGERAWQRISRSRVTVAALLMDQKVVAGVGNVYRAEVLFRHGIDPYRLGKDLTRREWDAIWSDLGELMREGVRNNRIDTVRPEHLPEAMGRPPRVDDHGGEVYVYRRARQACHICGTGIRTADLAARNLFWCPSCQKGASGPAASASGPSRD
- a CDS encoding cation:proton antiporter, coding for MGGAFLAAAVLARVGGRIGLPTIPLFILAGILLGPHTPGVVLVDDPHELEMLSALGLVLLLFYLGLEFHLDDLKAGGRKMALAGGTYLALNVGAGLGFGFALGWGTSEALVLAGVLGISSSAIVTKVLVDLGRIGNAETKPILGIIVVEDVFLALYLAALQPILSGADSLSAAAADGGKAFGFLLLLALAARFGTKVVSRLFDTKDDELLVISFLGAAVFVAGVSEWFGVADAIGAFMVGLMLGSTASGPRILKLVHPLRDAFGAIFFFAFGLSIDPGDLPSVLWPVLAAVAVTMVMNVLAGLAAARIYAFGPQATANISTTLLARGEFALILATMAAGAGLDERLSPFIAGYVLLLAVLAPLAAGRSDWLARFLPGGPAKDQETEKTAVPA